Below is a window of Agathobacter rectalis ATCC 33656 DNA.
ACATCAAATGAATAACTGGTTTTAGCCTGTGTTTTTGCATAGGTCTATTAAAGTTACCCTTTTTCTGAAAAACATATCGAAATCTTTTCAAAAATCATCTTGACATATCACCAGATTGCTCCATATATTTCTTATAGCTGCTATCTATCTCAGCAAGCTCCTGCAAATTATCAATCTCAATAATATCGCCTTTTTGCATCTCATATATGCCAAGCTGATATTCATCCGGATAGCAGAACATTGCAACGTCATCCCAGTATATCTGAGTATTTTTTTTGTTCTCAAATTCCATTTCAAGATGTTTTTTCAGTTTGCGCCCATCTGCCGCAGTCCATCTGGAGATGCTATAAAGCTGCCATCCATGACTTCCGCCACTCCTGCTGCAGGATGTTACAATTCCATCTTCTACTGTCTGAAGCCACTCATCTGTTTCATCATCAGTCCATACACTGTTATAACCCGAGCGTTCGAATTCTTTTGATAGAATTTCAGGATTATATATAATCTGGTCGCCATCAAGAATAATTGCATCCTCAATATGATCTCTTGCAACATATAGTGATGAAATATTATTACAGCTTTCATAATAAGGATTTTCAATTATAGTAACTCCCGGATATTCATTCTCTAATTCATAAAACTGTTCCTTTAAATATCCGGCAACAATATAAATCTCCGTGATTCCATTACCGTGTAAGCCTTCAATAACTGTATCTATCATACGCTTTCCATTCACCCTTACCAATGGCTTCGGAGTAGTAAGCGTTACCGGTCTCATACGATTACCAAGTCCTGCTGCCATGATAATCGCGCGTTTTACTTCATGCATTTTTAATTATCCTCCAATTTCTGCATTTCATCCTGTACTACTTTGTAATAATCCTTTGCATATCTGTACTGTCTGAGTGAATATTCACCAAAATCAACACCCAGATTTCTCTTATACTCACACCAGTTACTCCATAAAAGTCCGCATACTGCAATATAACAATAAATCTTTATTCGGATTTCTGCTGAACACCCTTCTGTGAAATATGCATCAATTAACTTATCCACATGCTCCCTGTCATACATGGAATATATGCAGAACATGGCTATATCTACGTGCGGATCCTGCATTCCTGCATATTCCCAGTCAATAAGTCTGATGTCCTCATTTCCATTTTCATCCTTAACAAAAAGGAAATTATCCGGAACAGCATCAATATGCGTAAGAACCTTTTCATTTACATGAGCTTCTATATACGGTCTGAGTGAAAGGACATTTTCCTTAGTCTGCCTGTAATGTCTGTATGCAGAAGGCGAACCATCCCACAGGCTCTCATAAAACTCAAGCTGACCGAATATATCAAATTCATGATTTACTTTAAGCTTCATATCATGAAATTCTCTGAGACGCTTCATGCATTTACAAACATCATCATTATTTTCCGGATCACATACTCTCGCATTTTCTAAAAACGCAGTGATTTTATATCCATTATCCGGATTTATATAAGCGATATCATCACATATATGTCTGCCATCAATAGTATTATAAACCATTGCTTCATTACGTCTGTTTATCAGCTGATCCGTTCCCTCTCCCGGAATTCTCATGATATATTTTTTCCCTTTACATGAGAACAGGAACGAGCGGTTTGTCATGCCCTTTTTCAATACCGTAATATCTACAATATCGTCTGCTGATACAGATAAGGCATCGCAGATAACCTGTATTGCATCAGTTTTCAGATGATTTGAATCGCTGTCCATCTCTCTGAGCTGCTCATATGTGTTAATTTCAACCACATCCCACGAATGTACTACCCTGGCGGTAATAAACATTCTGTCCTTATCATACAGTGCAGTCTCCCAGAAGGCACCATCATTAGCCGAATTACTACACAATTTTTCAATTCTGCCTTTGACAATTTGTGCATCATCGTCAAGCAGATAGCTAATTCCTATCATAGCATTGCCGCCGGCAGCCTTCGGAATGGTAACCAACTCCATTTTTCTGTTAACACGCACCGTGCTGTCATCATCAATCAAATCACTGACCATATACCAGGAATATAATTCATGGTGATGGTACGGATTCTTGTCGCACCATATATCACACGGTATGATATATGTATTTGATAAATGATTCAGAACCTTCTTTACTGAATATAGATTATTCTTAGTCGTATACTCTTCATTGACAACGAGCTCCACTCCAAAATCATCGATGAGATACTCATATCTCTCCTTCATGAAGCCGACTACTACATATATCTCATAGATTCCCACTTCATGAAGCTGTCTGATTGTCCGCTCTATAAGAACTTCCCCATTTACCTCTAAAAGGCCCTTTGGAGTCTCAGTATTTATTGGCACCATTCGCATGCCATAACCTGCTGCAAGAATCACTGCATTCTTTGGCGCTTTTTCTTTGAATTCTTTAAGAGCCTTAGGTGTAACAGCACATTTTTCATTTATATAACCTTCATTCATCAATTCTTTTATTGATTTGTTTACAACTCCCAGAGAATGACCGGATAACTCTGATATCTCTCTTTGATTGTTAACTGATTGATGATATAACGTGTTCAGTATATCTTTCTCCTGCTTGTTCATGTTCGTCTCTCCTTATGTTTTTATGAACATTCATAATACTACACCTTTTTATTTAAAAAATCAACCCTTAACTATATTTTTCATAACAAAAAACGCGCCACACTGGCGCGTTTTTGTACTCATAAATATAAATGAATTATTTACTGCTGAATATCCTTTGCAGAGCTTAAGGTTACTTCAACCTTGTTCTCTTCGTACTGTCTGCCACTCTGACGGGCAACAGTAAGAGTAACCTTATCTCCGGCCTTGTAGCTCTTTAACGCTGACTGCAGCTCTGTCATAGAAGAAATCTTTGTGCTGTCAACAGCAGTGATGATATCTCCCTCCTGTAAGCCGGCATTTGCGGCACCTGAACCAGCTGAAACAGATGAAACATACACACCCTGTGGGAAGCCATAGGCTACCATCTCAGATGAAACATCGCCACCCTTGATACCAAGGTATGCCTGATTCTCATTAGTATATTTTCCATCCTGGATAAGGCTCTCAATAATAGGCTTTGCAACCGACATAGGAATTGCATATCCGATACCCTCAACTTCAGTTGAAGAATATTTTACAGAGTTTATACCGATAACCTCGCCATTTTCATTCAAGAGTGCTCCACCACTGTTTCCAGGGTTTATGGCTGCATCCGTCTGAATAAGCTTGTTGTTGGTAACAGTCTCACCTGTCTGTGAATCCTGTGTAGTTACGGTTCTGTTAAGCGCACTTACTATACCTGTTGTGACAGACTGTCCGTATCCAAGTGCATTACCGATAGCAATTGCAGGACTTCCAACAGCTACACTTTCAGAATCTCCGATTGTAGCAATCTTGATATTTGAGTAAGTATCTTTTCCAAGGTCTGCTTTCTTTACACGTACAACTGCTAGATCGTCATCCGGATCTGTTCCTCTGATTTCTGCCTTTACCACTGAATCATCATCAAACTGTACTGTGAGCTCCTCTGAATCTGCCACAACATGATTGTTTGTAGCAATGTAGAGATAATCATCATCCTCACTCACAATAATACCTGAGCCACAGCTCTGAGACTGCTGTGACTGCTTTCCGAAAAAGCTGTTGTAGGTGACTGTTCCTGTATTTGTGATAGCAACGATGCTAGGCATTACCTCATCGACAACTGATGATACATCTGTCAGATCCTTTGCATTCCCTGAGGATGTCTGCTTAGTCCCACCAGATGTTGTAGTGGTAAGCTTTGCACTTGCAGTAGAAGAATTTGAAATAGCTCTCGTGCCAATATAGCTTACTCCTGTGAAAACGCCGCCTCCGACGAGTCCGAAGATAAGAGCTGCCGCTACTGTCTTTGCTGCAAATGGTCCAAATGCACCAGGCTTTCTAGGTGCTCTCTGTTTCTTAGGCTTTGCAGTCTGCTGGTATGCCTGACCATTCATATTCATCCTGCTATATGAATTGTCTGTCGAACCTGCTGATGTGCCGCAATATGCATTATTATTTGTGCCTGAATTATACGACTGATTAGAATAAGGCTGGTTTGCATATGACTGATTTGCATTTGGCTGTCCTGCTGTAGAAGCCTGCGAATATGGATTGTAGCTCTGTGAATAGCTTTCAGCTGATGTATTATTAGTCTGTGCAGCCTTCTGTGACTCATCCGGATTGTAAGGATTACCCGACATTGTGAAATTTACATTATTTGTATTGTTATTTGTGTTATTTGTACTGTTAGTATTATTTGTATCATTCATATTTCTATAATTGTTATCCATAATAATTTCTCCTTTCGTTTACAATTAGAAGTATACTGTCAATCTGTGTTTAATTTGTGACGGGATTATTTATTTTTTCATAAATTGTAATCCCCGTGCTATTCTCCGAATAAAAATAACTGCTCATCGACAGATGCACCTCTAAGTCTGCGATAAATAGAAATTGCAGAATATCAATACATCCCTGCCAATGAACAGTTACCATAAATCATATATTAAATTTCAATTCCGTTCTTCTCAAGAAGAGCTCTCGCTGTTTCAACCGAATCTGTACCTGTCGCATTCTTTACAGGTGCAAACTCCTTCTCTCTGTCTACCTCAAATGGCAGGCTATTGTCCATCATGTATACCATATCGAGGATGAGTGTCTCGAACTTGTATGCATTCGGAGTCTCAGGCTTATGCTCTGTACCATTCTCATCAATGTAAGGTACCTTCTTCTCTACCACATGAAGCGGAAGGCTCTTCTCTGCGATAGCCATAAGCTTGTCCACGCGGAATAAATAGTTTAAGATAACACCAAAGCCATACTGTAATGAACCATTCTCGTTCTTTGCCTCTGCCATCTCAGGTGTAAGCTCGTAATACTCGACAATCGAAGGCTTGCCATTCTCAAGACACATAGCGCCGACTCTCTCGTATGGATCGCACTTTCTGACCACCTTAGAGCCGCTGACACAGCCGGACTCTATTGTAGCGCCGACAAATACAGGATCTGCAATCTGCTGAAGCACATTGTCCACAGCAAATACATTGAGCCACTCAACACCCTTGTCCTTCAAATCCTTGTCAAGACCGGCATTGATGAGTGACTTGAACCATCCACCGTTTCCGTTTGGTGACATGGCAAGTGAATCCTCAGATTTCATGAGCAGATTTCCATCAAAATCAACTGCCGGAACCATCTCCTGCACGAAAAACTTCACATAATCCTTGTTGTATCCAAAATAGTCGTGCTCTTCAAAGAACTCTCTTGTCATGCTATCATTTATCTCGCTTGTCATAACATACAGAGGCACCCATGTACCGGTCTGATTTGTAACCTTCATGAGGTTTGCGACAAGCTGCTCAAAGATGTAGAGTTCCTTTGTCTTTCCGATATTGAACATGCCCTTAGCCTTGTCAAAGCCAAGACGTGTCCCCTGTCCACCGGCAAGAAGAATTGCACCGACCTTGCCATTCTTGACAGCATCAAGACCTGTTGCAAGGTATTTGTCCTTATTTGCCTCTATCTCTGAAATCTCCATAGCAGCAAGCGGTGAAAATGTACCTCTCTGCTGCTCCTTGTTGTGAATCATATCAAGGTATGACCAGTCCATGTGCTCAAGCTGGCTCTCAAGCTTAGCCGGAGCTTCCTCTGTTAAGAATTTCTTTAAGTATTTCTGGTTTGTTGCCGTGATTTTTTCTTTGATTTCTGTTTT
It encodes the following:
- a CDS encoding NTP transferase domain-containing protein, encoding MHEVKRAIIMAAGLGNRMRPVTLTTPKPLVRVNGKRMIDTVIEGLHGNGITEIYIVAGYLKEQFYELENEYPGVTIIENPYYESCNNISSLYVARDHIEDAIILDGDQIIYNPEILSKEFERSGYNSVWTDDETDEWLQTVEDGIVTSCSRSGGSHGWQLYSISRWTAADGRKLKKHLEMEFENKKNTQIYWDDVAMFCYPDEYQLGIYEMQKGDIIEIDNLQELAEIDSSYKKYMEQSGDMSR
- a CDS encoding NTP transferase domain-containing protein, producing MNKQEKDILNTLYHQSVNNQREISELSGHSLGVVNKSIKELMNEGYINEKCAVTPKALKEFKEKAPKNAVILAAGYGMRMVPINTETPKGLLEVNGEVLIERTIRQLHEVGIYEIYVVVGFMKERYEYLIDDFGVELVVNEEYTTKNNLYSVKKVLNHLSNTYIIPCDIWCDKNPYHHHELYSWYMVSDLIDDDSTVRVNRKMELVTIPKAAGGNAMIGISYLLDDDAQIVKGRIEKLCSNSANDGAFWETALYDKDRMFITARVVHSWDVVEINTYEQLREMDSDSNHLKTDAIQVICDALSVSADDIVDITVLKKGMTNRSFLFSCKGKKYIMRIPGEGTDQLINRRNEAMVYNTIDGRHICDDIAYINPDNGYKITAFLENARVCDPENNDDVCKCMKRLREFHDMKLKVNHEFDIFGQLEFYESLWDGSPSAYRHYRQTKENVLSLRPYIEAHVNEKVLTHIDAVPDNFLFVKDENGNEDIRLIDWEYAGMQDPHVDIAMFCIYSMYDREHVDKLIDAYFTEGCSAEIRIKIYCYIAVCGLLWSNWCEYKRNLGVDFGEYSLRQYRYAKDYYKVVQDEMQKLEDN
- a CDS encoding S1C family serine protease, producing the protein MDNNYRNMNDTNNTNSTNNTNNNTNNVNFTMSGNPYNPDESQKAAQTNNTSAESYSQSYNPYSQASTAGQPNANQSYANQPYSNQSYNSGTNNNAYCGTSAGSTDNSYSRMNMNGQAYQQTAKPKKQRAPRKPGAFGPFAAKTVAAALIFGLVGGGVFTGVSYIGTRAISNSSTASAKLTTTTSGGTKQTSSGNAKDLTDVSSVVDEVMPSIVAITNTGTVTYNSFFGKQSQQSQSCGSGIIVSEDDDYLYIATNNHVVADSEELTVQFDDDSVVKAEIRGTDPDDDLAVVRVKKADLGKDTYSNIKIATIGDSESVAVGSPAIAIGNALGYGQSVTTGIVSALNRTVTTQDSQTGETVTNNKLIQTDAAINPGNSGGALLNENGEVIGINSVKYSSTEVEGIGYAIPMSVAKPIIESLIQDGKYTNENQAYLGIKGGDVSSEMVAYGFPQGVYVSSVSAGSGAANAGLQEGDIITAVDSTKISSMTELQSALKSYKAGDKVTLTVARQSGRQYEENKVEVTLSSAKDIQQ
- a CDS encoding UTP--glucose-1-phosphate uridylyltransferase; this translates as MKTEIKEKITATNQKYLKKFLTEEAPAKLESQLEHMDWSYLDMIHNKEQQRGTFSPLAAMEISEIEANKDKYLATGLDAVKNGKVGAILLAGGQGTRLGFDKAKGMFNIGKTKELYIFEQLVANLMKVTNQTGTWVPLYVMTSEINDSMTREFFEEHDYFGYNKDYVKFFVQEMVPAVDFDGNLLMKSEDSLAMSPNGNGGWFKSLINAGLDKDLKDKGVEWLNVFAVDNVLQQIADPVFVGATIESGCVSGSKVVRKCDPYERVGAMCLENGKPSIVEYYELTPEMAEAKNENGSLQYGFGVILNYLFRVDKLMAIAEKSLPLHVVEKKVPYIDENGTEHKPETPNAYKFETLILDMVYMMDNSLPFEVDREKEFAPVKNATGTDSVETARALLEKNGIEI